The nucleotide window AGGGCACCGTGCGCAAGGCGATCGACGAGCTGGCGGCCGACAACCTGGTGATGCGCCGGCAGGGCAAGGGCACGTTCGTGTCCACCCACCACGAAGCGCGCGCCCACATCCGTTTCCTGCGCCTGCGTCCGGACGAAGGGCAGCCCCATTATCCCGAGAGCCGCTTCCTGGAAGTGAAGCGCCTGCGCGCGCCGGCGGACGTGGCGCGCCTGCTGGACATGAAGTCCGGCGACGCCACCGTGTACATCAAGCGGCTGCAGTCGTTCGATGGCGTGCCCACCATCGTCGAGGAACTGTGGCTGCCCGGCTTGCTGTTCAAGGGCCTGACGGCCGAGCGCCTGTCCGAATACAAGGGGCCGATGTACGGCCTGTTCGAATCCGAGTTCGGCACGCGGATGATCCGTGCCGAGGAAAAGGTGCGCGCCGTGCT belongs to Pseudoduganella albidiflava and includes:
- a CDS encoding GntR family transcriptional regulator, with product MNPVTPNQPSPGSSANAPAAPGAGATAATSATSAHSGPAAPAPAGAAPAPTFSPLYQQIKALITQSLQSGEWKPGEMIPSEVELANRYKVSQGTVRKAIDELAADNLVMRRQGKGTFVSTHHEARAHIRFLRLRPDEGQPHYPESRFLEVKRLRAPADVARLLDMKSGDATVYIKRLQSFDGVPTIVEELWLPGLLFKGLTAERLSEYKGPMYGLFESEFGTRMIRAEEKVRAVLASAEDAALLHVADGTPLLSAERVSFTYGDKPVELRRGLYLTSRHHYQNDLN